CGTTTCTCGTCGGCTCGTGCAACCTGGTCCTCAAGAACTGACACATGCACGAACAGTTCCTTTTCGAAGTTGTACAGGAACAGACGTGTACGGGCGCGCATCACCGGGTCAGCTGGCATCAGCTGGGGGTGCGGAAAACGCTCATCAATGTACTCGTTGATGATGTTGGACTCGTACAGAATCAAATCACGTTCGACCAGAATCGGCACTTGCCCGTACGGGTTCATGACGCTGATGTCTTCAGGTTTGTTGTACAGATCGATGTCACGGATTTCGAAATCCATGCCCTTCTCGAACAGCACGAATCGGCAACGATGTGAAAAGGGGCAGGTGGTGCCGGAGTAGAGGACCATCATGATTTAGTACCGTCCCGAAATAAATTCAAAATACAAAAGCCAGCGCCGGGCTTGCGCACGGCGCTGGCCATCCAAGCTACAGACCTACTTGACGTGTTTCCAGTAGGACGCGTTCAGTCGCCATGCAATGACCAGGAACAGACCCAGGAAAATCATCACCCAGACGCCGATCTGCTTGCGCTTGAGCTGTACGGGTTCAGCCATCCAGGTCATGAAGTTCGAAATGTCTGCAACCTTGTCGTCGTATGCTGCAGCGCGCCTGGGGTCAAGCGCTTTGAAAGCAAAGGATTCTGTTGCTGATCCACGATAATTGTCGAGGACTTCTGCCTTGGCATCCCAGTAACCTTGTGGGCCAAACTTGGTTTCGACTTTCTCCCAAACCTGCTTGCCGTCACGCTCGACCTGATGGATAGTGGTCGTGGTCAGTTCGCGCGGCCCCTGCAAATCCCAGAGCACGTGAGGCATACCCGCGTTGGGGAATGCCAGGTTGTTCCAGCCGGTTGGCTTGGTCGTGTCGCGATAGTAGGTGCGCAAGTAGGTATAGATGTAATCGCCACCAGGAGGGCCGGCGTTGATTGACTTTGCACGGGCCATCACCGACAGGTCGGGTGCCGGGGCACCAAACCAGGCTGCTGCGTCTTTCCGATCCATTGAGATTGTCATCAGATCACCGACTTTCTCGCCGGTGAACAGCAGGTTCTCACGAATCTGGATGTCTGTCAGTCCGATATCGCGTAGACGGTTGTAGCGCATAGAGGTCGCACTGTGACAATTCAGGCAGTAGTTGATGAACAGCTTGGCGCCGTTCTGCAGTGCTGCCTGGTCGTTCAGACGGTTTGGTGCCTTGTCGAGCGTGATGGATTCACCCGCGGCCATCGCGGTGGCACATGTCAGGGAAAGGGCGATGGCGCCAAGGATCTTCTTAATCATGTTCATTCCGTATCGTGTTGGCTCAGTGGGCATGGAAGGTCACGCGGTCAGGGACCGGCTTGAACGTGCCCATACGACTCCAGACAGGCATCAGCAGGAAGAATGCCAGGTAGATGATCGTGCCAATCTGAGACATCAGATTGAACACATCGGTCGGTGCCTGCGTGCCAAGATAGCCAAGAATCAGGAAGTTAACAAAGAAAATGCCGTACAGCCACTTGTGCCAGTTCGGGCGATACCGGATCGAGCGAACAGGCGAGTAGTCAAGCCAGGGCAGGAAGAACAGCAAAACCACTGCACCACCCATTGCAACCACACCCCAGAACTTGGCGTCGATCAGGCGAAACAGCACAGCCACAGCGATCAGGATCACCGGGACGATGACTTTCGCCAGACCCTTGCACTTCACGAACATGACCAGTGCAGCGATGAGGGATGAGCCTGCAAGAACCCAGGTGAAATCGTCAGTGGTCGCACGCAGCATCGAGTAGAACGGCGTGAAATACCAGACCGGGGCGATGTGCGGCGGTGTCTTGAGCGGGTCAGCCGGGATGAAGTTGTTGTACTCGAGGAAGTAACCACCCATCTCAGGCGCAAAGAAAACGATCGCCATGAACACGATAAAGAATCCGGCAACGCCGAGAATATCGTGAACGGTGTAATAGGGATGGAAAGGAATCCCGTCAAGGGGGCGACCATACTTGTCTTTCTTGGACTTGATCTCGATGCCGTCGGGGTTGTTTGAACCTACTTCGTGCAGCGCGATGATATGAGCAGCCACGAGACCAAGCAGAACCAGTGGAATCGCGATCACGTGGAAAGCGAAGAACCGGTTCAGCGTCGCGTCTGAAACAACGTAGTCACCACGAATCCAGATTGCAAGTTCAGGTCCGATAAAGGGGATCGCGGAGAACAGGTTCACGATCACCTGGGCTCCCCAGTAAGACATCTGGCCCCATGGAAGGAGGTATCCGAAGAAGGCTTCCGCCATCAGACAGAGGAAGATGCCGACACCGAAGATCCACACGAGCTCTCGTGGCTTGCGATAGGAGCCGTAGAGCAATGCACGAACCATGTGGAGGTAGACCACCACAAAGAACATGGATGCTCCGGTTGAGTGCATGTAGCGCATGAACCAGCCACCTGGAACCTCGCGCATGATGTGCTCGACCGACTGAAACGCCAGTTCCGCATCAGGTTTATAGTGCATCACCAGAAAAATGCCGGTTACGATCTGGAGAACCAGCACCAGCATTGCCAACGAACCGAAGAAGTACCAGAAGTTGAAGTTCTTCGGTGCGTAATATTCGGTGAGGTGACCTTTGATGTTGGCCGTCAGGGGGAATCGTTTATCGACCCACCCCAGTACGCCAGTCGTTTCTACGCTTTTCTCGCCAGCCATGAAACGGCTCCTTTCAATCTATCAATGTCGGTTTTCAATTAAGGAAATCAGCAGTCGCCGCGTCAGGCGGGATTGTCTTCATCCACGCCAATCAGGATCCTGCTATCACTGACGTACTGGTAAGGCGGCACTTCAAGATTGTCAGGCGCCGGTTTGTTACGGTAAACGCGGCCAGCCATGTCAAACGTGGAGCCGTGGCAAGGACAGAGGCTGCCACCTTCCCAGTCAGCCGGCAGGCTGGGCTGGGCACCCGCAGCGAAGCGGGGTGTGGGTGAACAACCGAGGTGAGTGCAAATTGCGACGCCAACCCAGATTTCGGGCTTGCGTGAACGCCATTCGTTCTTTGCGTAGGGAGGGGTGTAGCCGGGACGTTCCGAGTTGGGGTCAGCCAGCTCGTCATTGACTTTGGAGAGGCCTGCCAGCATTTCCGGCGTGCGGTGAATCACCCAGACGGGCTTGCCGCGCCATTCAACCGTGCGCATCTCACCCGGGGGATGGTGCTGACATCAATCTCGACTGGCGCACCTGCGGCACGTGCTTTCTCTGAAGGCGCGAAGCTGCCAACGAAGGGCGCAGCCAACGCAGCTCCAGCAACACCTCCTACCGCACAGGTTGTTCCAATCCAGAACCGCCGATTCGGGTCGGCTGGCAAATTCAGTGGTGCTGCACCTTCATCATCATGGTGCAAAGTGGAATCCTGACTCATCGTTCAATCCTTGTGTTGCCGGTCGAGACGCAATCCGTCCCGAGGTTACAAACTCTCGATCGTCTATTATTATAGCGCCCTGGGCGCCAGGGTGCTCTTTGAATGTCCAAAGGATAAAAATGTCTACTAAAAAAGGAATTCTCAAGGAATTCAGGGATTTCGCTGTACGCGGGAATGTGATCGATCTTGCCGTCGGTGTGATCATCGGCGCAGCCTTCGGAAAAATCGTTGACTCGCTCGTTCGCCACATCGTGATGCCCATTGTGAATTTCATCATGGGCGGCTCTGTTGACTTCACCAACAAGTTTCTGGTTCTCTCCCGTCCAGATGGTTATGCCGGCCCTGAAACATACAGCGATCTGACTACGGCCGGAGCCATCGTTTTTGCCTGGGGCGAGTTTCTCACTATCCTGATCAATTTTGTCATTCTGGCCTTCATCATCTTCTGGATGGTCAAGCTCGTGAACATGGCCAAAGATCGTGCCAAGGCCGAGGAGGCGGCGCAGCCTGCACCACCACCCCCCGCACCGCCAGCCGATATCGTCTTGCTGACTGAAATCCGTGATCTGCTCAAGCAACAGGAAACGACCGCAGCCAGCCAGAAGCTTTCAGGATCTGACGCAGGCTCGAGCTCCAGACCCTGAGGCCTGTCCAGAGGAGGGCTGATGCGTGCTTGTTGAATCGCGCCGGGTGTCCCCGTTATCCGGGACACCCGGCAGCTGATCAACTGTGAGCGCAAGCCCCTGGATTTGGCCATGGGGTGGTTCGGCGACAGGTGTGGTCACCGGCCTGACTCCACCGGCCAGCGTCTTCTTTCTTCGTTCTTTTGTCTTCTTTCTTTTTTCTTTCCAGATCTCTCCTTCAGTTTGTCAGGCGGGATTGTCGAGGTCTACAAAAGTGACTTTGACATCAAGCTGCCTGGCAATCTCCTCTCCCAGTGCCCTCACACCGTAGCGCTCCGTCGCGTGATGTCCCGCGCTGATGAACGTCGTCCCGGTTTCCCGGGCAATATGCGCATTGGGCTCTGAAATCTCGCCCGTTACATAGGTTTGTGCACCAGCGGCGATTGCGGCCTCCTGCATGCTTTGAGCACCGCCCGTGCACCATGCGACCAGTCCTGCTTTTGCCTCGAAGTTGCCAACCACGACAGGATGTCGGGCGAGTTGTGTCTGGATCCGGCCCGCTAATTCACGAACGGATTGTTCAGTGACCTCGGGGTGTCCAAGCCAGACCAGGCTCCCCGGCCCGCAGGTTACTGGTGCTCCCTGTGCATCGCGCAGGGGATTGAGCCCAAGCTGCTTTGCGAGCTGGGCATTGTTTCCAAATATGGGATGTGCGTCGAGCGGCAGATGGTACGCGATCAGATTGATATCTGATTCAAGTAATGCTCGAATTCGCTTGAGACGCTGGCCCTGAAGGGTTGGATTTTCGTTGCGCCAGAAGTAGCCATGATGAACCAGGATGGCATCGGCGTTCAGTTCACGGGCTTTCTCGATCAGGGCGAGACTAGCCGTCACGCCCGTCACGATATGCGAGATCTGGTCCTTGCCTTGAATCTGCAAACCGTTTGGGCAGTAGTCCGTAAATTTTTCTGGTTCCAGTGTCTGGTCCAGCCATGCGACCAGTTTGCTGGTTTCAATCATGAGGATTCACCTTCGAGTACGATAGGTGATCACTATAAGACCTCTGCTGTCTGGCGGGCAACCTTACACAGGCGCACGCCAGACACGTGCAATCATTCAGGCTTCAATCAAAGCGTGACGGTCTTGATTCTGCCTGCGGCCAATTCTTCTGCGCGTGCCAGCAGCGACTCTTTGGCATCTGCATCCAGGTGGTAAAAAAGCTCCTGGAGTCTTGCCTGTTCGTCATCCTGCGTGTAAAACCAGCTGACAGGCATGTTGAGAATTTCCGCAACACGACACATCAGCCGATAGTCGGGCGAGTGCTTGCCTCGCTCGTACTGGTTCATACGGGCACTCGCTGATGTGGGATCAATCCCGGCCAGTTTGCCAAGTTTTTCTTGAGATAGACCTGCGCGGAGACGCGCGGCTTTCAGGCGATCGCTGATCATTTGTCCGTTCCCCAAAGTAGAGGCGTGTCCGGAGAGTCCGGACAGCTGCGTTGTACCCCTATGCAACTGAGCGTTGCACTGCTTTTGTTCGGACAATGCTAAAAATTTCACTGGCATTGTGTCTACTAATAAATATTTATGAGATCGATCAATTAATATTATGCAAAGGCAAAGCGGATGAAATCATCGTTTCAGTAGCAACAAAAAAGGGCGATTGGTTGTGGATTTGCGACAGATTCAATATTTTTTATCGTTGTTTGAAGAGCAGTCGGTGACCCGTGCAGCTCGCAGACTGAACATTGTGCAGCCTGCTCTGAGTATGCAGATCGCCAAGCTTGAGCGAGATATTGGCAAGCCGCTCTTCACTCGAACACCGCGACGAATGATCCCGACGCCAGCAGGCGAAGAGATGTATCGGCTCTTTCTGCCGATCATGACCGAGTTTGGGCGTGCCAGAGAGCGCCTGATGCATAGCGGTGATGCGCTCAGCGGGCACGTCCGTCTAGGCCTGGTACCCAGCATCGGTCAGCATGTTCTTCCTGATGTTCTCGAGAGATTCGTTGAGCGCCACCCTGAAGTCACACTGTCCATTTCTGAGGGGTTGACAGATCATCTGATTGAGCAGGTGGCCGGGGGACAACTCGATCTTTGCTATACCAACCGATCCGATCGTGTCCGGCCGGTTGCCACTGATGTGGTGCTGCGCGAGCGGATTGTCTTTGTGACAGGGATAAACGACATTCCGTACCCGCCAAAGGTCAGCCTTGTCGAATTGACGGGTTGCCGCTTTGTTCTGCCTACCCGGGAAAACGGCATGCGCCACATCGTTGAACAGGCACTGGAGGCTGATGACGGCCACCTTGCACCGGCCATCGAGGTTGACTCGATACTGACGAGCGCGCGCCTGATCGAAAAATCCCTTTATGTCAGCCTGATGCCAGAAAGCATCGTACGTGGATTGCGTTCTCGCTACAACTTCGCGTTACGAACATACGAGCTTAAGAACAAGGGATTTGAGAGGCAGATTGTCTGTTCGCATAATCTTCGTCGCCCGATGACAAAGGCCGCTCAGGCGTTTCATGACGCACTGGCAAGCAGACTGGTGGCCGAGCATGGTCTTGATCATCGAAAACGTCAGGAAGAACGTCGCATAGCAGACCGTTCCTGATGCAAGCAACGTACACAATAAACAGCGTACGTGACTTTTCAAGCCTGAAAGATATGCGGGGATGCTTGATCAGACGGGATGGTCGCCGTCTTCCCGTTCAGCATCTCGATCAATCGGTTTGATCTTTGCAGCAAGAATCAGGCCTACCTCGTACAGGATCCACAATGGGACGGCAAGCATGAACTGGCTGATAACATCCGGGGGCGTCACGATCGCAGCAATGATGAAAGCACCGACGACGACGTAGCCGCGAATTTCGCGCAGCTTCTCGATCGACATGATGCCCATGCGAACGAGCAGAATCACCGCAATTGGCACTTCGAATGTGATGCCGAACGCAAGAAACATGGTCAGTACGAAGTTCAGATAGGCTTCAATATCCGGGGCAGGGGTGATCGACTGCGGCGCAAACGACGCAATGAATTTGAAGACTGTCTGGAACACGACAAAGTAGCAGAACGCCATGCCGAGCAGGAACAGCAACGAGCTTGACACAATCAGTGGCAAGGCCAGGCGTTTCTCGTGCCGATACAGTCCCGGCGCAACAAATGCCCACATCTGATAAAGAACGTAAGGCAAGGCGACCACAAACGCGGCCAGCATGGTGACCTTGACGGGCACCATGAACGGCGTGATGACACCGGTGGCAATCATCCGGGTGCCTTGTGGAAGCGTGGCGAGCATTGGCTGCGCCAGGAAATCGTAGATAAGGGACGCGCCAGGGTAAATGAACAGGATCGTAAAAACCACGACCACAGCCAGAATGGCCCTGATCAAGCGGTCCCGCAACTCAACCAGATGCGACAGAAAGCCTTCCTGGCCTGACTCCGCGTTCTCAGTCAACTCTTTTGCTCCGATTCCTTGGGTCTTGATATATCAACCGGGACCCCCTCCTGGGCTGTATTCGGGGCCGCTTTCGGGGCGGGTTTCTCGGGCTGCTTTTCCGCAGTTCGACTGGCTGACGAAGCAGTCAGTGAGGAGTCCTGGGCGGTCAGGCGAGCTGCGTCAGCAGAAGTACCCTCAGAGCCGGACTCGACCCTCTGGGTGTTGGACCGCTTATCGGCCCCCAGATCTGACAGAGAGGCTTTGGCCGAGTCAATTTCATCACGCATCTGGTTCAATGGCTCTTCTACCTGCTCGCGAATAGAGTCTGATGTGTCACGAAATGAGGAGTGAATGGATTGAGCCGCGCTCTCCATTTCTTCTTTCATCTTGCGCAGGTCTTCGAGCTCGACTTCGCGCTGGATGTCGCTCTTGACGTCGCTGACATAGCGTTGCGCCCGCCCAAGCAGATGGCCAACCGTACGGGCGACCTTGGGCAGACGCTCGGGGCCGATGACCACAAGCGCTACCACACCGACAAGCAACAGCTCCGTAAAACTGATATCAAACAAGATCGACTCTCAAATGTCTCCGGGTGACCAGGCAGCCGGGCTGCTCAGGTCGGACAGGTCAAACCGTGCAAACGTACAGAGCCACCTGCACTGGCTGATCTCTGCAAGGCACTTACTGTGAAGACGAGCTGGACTTTTCTTTTGCCTGAACGTCGATCGTGTCGTCGGAGGAAACTCGCTGTGTCGTGTCTTTGTCCGCAGCACCAGCAGACGGGTCGTTGGCGTCTTTCATGCCTTCCTTGAAGCCTTTGACTGCACCGCCGAGGTCTGAACCGATATTGCGCAACTTCTTGGTCCCAAAAACCAGCGCAACGATCAGCAGAACGATCAACCAATGCCAGATACTAAAAGCGCCCATACAAACTCCTGCTTATGCTGTGAGAGAGGCCTTTGGCGTCCAGGGACGCGGACCACCCAGAATGTGAAGGTGCAGGTGGTGAACTTCCTGACCACCATGAGCCCCGGAATTTACAACGATTCTAAAGCCACCATCTGGCCCTGGCTCGCATCCGTTTTCGGATGCAATGCGGGGCACCAATGCCATCATTCTACCCAACCATTCGCTATCCGCGTCGCTGACGTCCTGCATGGATACGACATGATGTTTCGGGATAATGAGAATATGGACCGGCGCGAGCGGACTGATGTCATGAAACGCAATCAGCTGATCGTCCTCGTAGACCTTCTTTGAAGGAATTTCGCCTTTGACGATCTTGCAGAAAATGCATGAGTCACTCATTGCTGCTATCTCCCTGTGTGGATCTGGATGCCTTTTCCTGATGCCCCGAAATGCCTTCGCGTCGTGCCAGCTCTGCCAGAACGTCCTCAGGACGCAAGCCATGGTGCGCTAGCGCAATCATGCAGTGAAACCAGAGGTCAGCGGTCTCGGAAACAATTCTGTCGGGGATGCCATCCTTGGAGGCCATGACCAGCTCTGTTGCCTCCTCGCCGACTTTCTTCAGGATGGCATCCTGGCCTTTGACAAACAGGCTGGCAACATATGACTGCTTCGGGTCTGCCCCGGCATCAGGTTTGCGACTTTCCAGAACGTTCGCGATACGTGCAAGAATAGCTTCTTCATATGTCATTTATAAATCAGCTCCGGATCCTTTAGTACAGGGTCGATACTGACCCAGGCAGGTTCGTCGCCTGATTGCTCAAGCTTGCGGTAAAAACAGCTTTCCCGCCCTGTATGACAGGCAATTCCGCCGATCTGTTCCACTTCCAGCAAAATCACGTCTGAATCGCAGTCCAGACGGATATTCTTGATCTTTTGTGTGTGGCCAGAGGACTCACCCTTGCGCCACAGGCTCTGGCGCGATCTCGACCAGTAGACAGCGATGCCGCTCGCGTGGGTTTCTTCCAGTGATTCACGGTTCATCCAGGCTACCATCAGGATGCGCCTGGATTGGGCATCCTGCGCGATCGCCGGGATCAGGCCTGCCGAGTCAAACTTCACTTGATCCAGCCAGTTCATCGCACGCTCCGGCGAACGGGGATACCACGCTGGGCCATGTGATCCTTGGCCTGTCCAATGGTGTATTCCCCAAAATGAAAAATACTGGCTGCCAGCACCGCGTTGGCGCCGCCTGCGCTCACGCCCTCAGCGAGGTGTTCGAGAGTGCCAACTCCGCCGGATGCAATCACGGGTACGCTGACTGCGTCGCTGACAGCACGCGTGAGCACCAGATCAAATCCACTACGGGTGCCATCACGATCCATGCTGGTCAGGAGAATCTCGCCAGCGCCGTAGTGTGCCATACGGTCTGCCCATTCAAGTACATCAATCCCGGTCGCACGTCGTCCTCCGTGGGTGTATACCTCCCAGCGGGGGGCATCGGCTGGCGAGTCAGGTACCTGACGTGCGTCAATGGCAACGACAATGCATTGCGAACCGTGATAGTCGCTCGCCGCCTTGATAAGATCCGGGTTGGCCACGGCCGCACTGTTGATGCTGACCTTGTCCGCACCGGCGTTGAGCAGTCGCTGAATATCACTGACCTGACGAACACCGCCGCCAACCGTAAGCGGTATGAACACTTCAGACGCCACAGCGTCGATGATGGGGAGAATCAGGTCCCGATCATCGCTCGTGGCTGTGATGTCGAGGAAAGTCAGTTCGTCTGCACCCTCGAGATTGTAGCGACGGGCAATCTCGACCGGATCACCCGCATCGACCAGTCCGACAAAATTCACGCCTTTGACGACTCGGCCTGCAGTCACATCCAGGCAAGGGATGACCCGGCGAGTCAGTCCGTTACGGACTGACAGGGTGTCGATACCTGTCATGGGCACAACTCGTCGGCGCGTTCGACGGCTTTCTTGAAGTCCAGCGTACCTTCATAGATACTGCGTCCAAGGATGGCGCCTTCAACGCCCTCTGCCTCGACTGCACACAGTTCGTCGATATCGCGCATGTCGGTGATGCCACCGGAAGCAATCACAGGAATGTTGACTGCCTGGGCGAGAGCGACCGTTGCCTGGACGTTCACGCCCGTCAGCATACCGTCACGTCCGATGTCGGTGTAAATGATGGCCTCGCAGCCATAGTCTTCAAACTTGCGTGCCAGATCGGTGACCATGTGACGGGTCAGTTTGCTCCAGCCGTCCGTTGCGACCTTTCCGTCACGGGCGTCCAGTCCGACGATGATCTTGCCCGGAAATGCACCGCAGGCATCGCGCAGAAAACCTGGACTCTTGACCGCAGCAGTTCCGATGATGACGTAAGAGATGCCAGCATCAAGATAGCGTTCAATCGTGTCAAGGTCACGAATGCCACCGCCGATCTGGACGGGCACATCATCGCCCATCGCGTCGACGATTTCATGGATAACAGCCTCGTTGACGGGTTTGCCAGCAATGGCGCCGTTCAGGTCGACCAGATGGAGGCGACGCGCGCCTAGATCGGCCCAGTGTTCGGCCATTTCGACAGGGTCTTCCGAGAACACGGTGGCATCGTTCATGTCGCCTTGGCGCAGGCGTACACATTTACCGTCTTTAAGGTCAATGGCAGGGATCAGAAGCATGGCAGTGGCTAAGTGAATAAGGGTTGGTTCTTATGGTTTCCAGTCTACAAAATTGCGGTAGAGACGCAAACCGGGGTCTGCACTTTTCTCTGGATGGAACTGGGCCGCAAAAATGTTGTCTCTTGCAACGGCGCATGTGAACGTCACGCCGTAATCCGTCTCTCCGACAGTCAGTGACGGATCCTCCGGATGTACATAATAGCTGTGCACAAAATAAAACGGGGTCAGATCTTCAATGCCGGCCCACATTGGGTGTTCGCGACACTGGCGAACGGCGTTCCAGCCCATATGAGGTACCTTGAGTCGGTCCACACCTGTGTGGGCGCTGTCAAACAGCTCGCCTCTGAAGCGCCTGACATCTCCCGGGAACAGTCCCAGGCATTGCGTCGGGCCTTCTTCGCTGCGTTCGAACAGCATTTGTTCACCGACACATATCCCGAGCAATGGTTTGTTGCGGCTGACTTCAAGGACAACCTCAACGAGCCCGGCCTGTTCCAGGGTGCGCATGCAGTCGCCCATCGCGCCCTGTCCAGGCAGAACAACTCGCTCAGCCTTGAGGATGATTTCCGGGTCGCCCGTCAGGGTGATATCTGCTTCCGGTGCGGCATGGCGCAGGGCGCGTTCAACGGAGTGGTAGTTGCCCATTCCGTATTCGACAATGGCGATCGATGTCATGGTCTAAGTCCGGCGGGTGTGAGTCAGAGAGTGCCTTTGGTGGAAGGGATTACACCGGCCTGGCGCTCATCGACTTCAATCGCCATGCGCAGGGCACGGCCAAACGCCTTGAAGACCGTCTCGCACTGGTGGTGTGCGTTGATACCGCGCAAGTTATCGATATGCAGCGTCATCTGGGCGTGGTTCACCAGTCCCTGAAAGAATTCTCGCGTCAGATCAACATCGAAATCGCCGATACGCGCACGCGTGAACGGTATGTCATACGTCAGCATTGGTCGGCCCGATAGATCAATCACGACGCGCGAGAGCGCTTCGTCAAGTGGCACATAGGCGTGTCCGTAGCGGCGGATACCTGCTTTGCTGCCGATCGCCTTATGCAGGGCCTGACCAAATGAAATGCCAACGTCTTCCACCGTGTGGTGTGCGTCAATGTGCAGGTCCCCTTTTGCCTTGATGTCCAGATCGATCAGGCCATGGCGTGCAATCTGGTCCAGCATGTGATCCAGAAAGGGCACACCCGTGTCGATTGACTGTTGTCCGGTGCCATCCAGATTGATGCTGATCTGAATCTGGGTTTCCTGTGTATTGCGGGTAATGTCGGCGGTACGCATGAAAGAACTGTATCTCGTTAAGTCTCGGTAAGCCCGCCAGCAGGCGGGCACACCTTCTATTGTACGGTTACGCGAAGCCCGTCATGAGAAAGGCAGGCATTTCGGATATTTTGAGTGGCGACGACCCGTCTCAGATTACGAGGCTGGTCCACTCTCAGGCTCGTTACGGTATGCTGCACTGGCGGCATGGGCTGTCAATCCTTCCCCCATGGCAAGCGTCTGGGCGATCGCGCCTAGCTTTTGCGCACCTGCTTTTGAGACATGAATGATGCTGGATCGCTTCTGAAAGTCATAGACCCCAAGCGGCGAAGAGAACCTGGCGGTGCCTGACGTCGGGAGCACGTGGTTGGGTCCGGCACAGTAGTCTCCTAGCGATTCGGACGTGTGCCTGCCTAGAAAGATCGCGCCCGCATGGCGTATGTGATCAACCCATCGCTCGGGTGATTCGGTCGAAATTTCAAGGTGCTCAGGTGCAATCTGGTTGGCGATTTCACAGGCCTGCTCCAGATCGCGAACCTCGATCAGTGCCCCACGATTGGACAAACTGGTGCTGATGATGTCCTTTCTGGGCATGGAAGGCAGAAGG
This sequence is a window from Orrella marina. Protein-coding genes within it:
- a CDS encoding histidine triad nucleotide-binding protein, which gives rise to MSDSCIFCKIVKGEIPSKKVYEDDQLIAFHDISPLAPVHILIIPKHHVVSMQDVSDADSEWLGRMMALVPRIASENGCEPGPDGGFRIVVNSGAHGGQEVHHLHLHILGGPRPWTPKASLTA
- a CDS encoding phosphoribosyl-ATP diphosphatase, with protein sequence MTYEEAILARIANVLESRKPDAGADPKQSYVASLFVKGQDAILKKVGEEATELVMASKDGIPDRIVSETADLWFHCMIALAHHGLRPEDVLAELARREGISGHQEKASRSTQGDSSNE
- the hisI gene encoding phosphoribosyl-AMP cyclohydrolase; the protein is MNWLDQVKFDSAGLIPAIAQDAQSRRILMVAWMNRESLEETHASGIAVYWSRSRQSLWRKGESSGHTQKIKNIRLDCDSDVILLEVEQIGGIACHTGRESCFYRKLEQSGDEPAWVSIDPVLKDPELIYK
- the hisF gene encoding imidazole glycerol phosphate synthase subunit HisF, with the translated sequence MTGIDTLSVRNGLTRRVIPCLDVTAGRVVKGVNFVGLVDAGDPVEIARRYNLEGADELTFLDITATSDDRDLILPIIDAVASEVFIPLTVGGGVRQVSDIQRLLNAGADKVSINSAAVANPDLIKAASDYHGSQCIVVAIDARQVPDSPADAPRWEVYTHGGRRATGIDVLEWADRMAHYGAGEILLTSMDRDGTRSGFDLVLTRAVSDAVSVPVIASGGVGTLEHLAEGVSAGGANAVLAASIFHFGEYTIGQAKDHMAQRGIPVRRSVR
- the hisA gene encoding 1-(5-phosphoribosyl)-5-[(5-phosphoribosylamino)methylideneamino]imidazole-4-carboxamide isomerase, with the translated sequence MLLIPAIDLKDGKCVRLRQGDMNDATVFSEDPVEMAEHWADLGARRLHLVDLNGAIAGKPVNEAVIHEIVDAMGDDVPVQIGGGIRDLDTIERYLDAGISYVIIGTAAVKSPGFLRDACGAFPGKIIVGLDARDGKVATDGWSKLTRHMVTDLARKFEDYGCEAIIYTDIGRDGMLTGVNVQATVALAQAVNIPVIASGGITDMRDIDELCAVEAEGVEGAILGRSIYEGTLDFKKAVERADELCP
- the hisH gene encoding imidazole glycerol phosphate synthase subunit HisH, giving the protein MTSIAIVEYGMGNYHSVERALRHAAPEADITLTGDPEIILKAERVVLPGQGAMGDCMRTLEQAGLVEVVLEVSRNKPLLGICVGEQMLFERSEEGPTQCLGLFPGDVRRFRGELFDSAHTGVDRLKVPHMGWNAVRQCREHPMWAGIEDLTPFYFVHSYYVHPEDPSLTVGETDYGVTFTCAVARDNIFAAQFHPEKSADPGLRLYRNFVDWKP
- the hisB gene encoding imidazoleglycerol-phosphate dehydratase HisB, translating into MRTADITRNTQETQIQISINLDGTGQQSIDTGVPFLDHMLDQIARHGLIDLDIKAKGDLHIDAHHTVEDVGISFGQALHKAIGSKAGIRRYGHAYVPLDEALSRVVIDLSGRPMLTYDIPFTRARIGDFDVDLTREFFQGLVNHAQMTLHIDNLRGINAHHQCETVFKAFGRALRMAIEVDERQAGVIPSTKGTL